The Egibacteraceae bacterium nucleotide sequence GCTTCATTGGGCTTCCCTTATAGTGGCGGGAAGGGTTCTCGCCTCCCGGTAGGGGTCCAGAGTGTGTCATGCCGCGGCGCGGTGCACGCGCCGGCTACGGGAGTCACCTGGACCGGGACGGCGACGGCATCGGCTGCGAGTGACCTTCCCGGCCTCGTCGATGGCGCATCGACAAACTCGACCCGCTCCTCGACGAGTTCGGCGGGCGACCCGGGGGGCCCAGCTAGCCGGCTTCGAGCGTGGCGGCGGCGGCGAGGATCTCATCGGGGGATGCTCGGACGGTACCTCGTCGTGGTCGGATCCAGCGTCCAACAGTGCGACACCGAGCGTGGCTACGACCCGGTACGGGCCAAGGGTTGACCCCAACCGTGACCCCAACCGGCTACGGCATCGGCCGCCACCGTGGGCGTGTGCGCCTGTGAAAACCCTGGTGGCGTCGACGGGTTCGGTACCGGGTCGGCAGCCGCGATCGAAGTTCCGCTTCTTCTGGCGCGGCTGCGGGTCAGCTCGCGGCCTGCGCCAGGGCAAAGCGGACGACCGCGAAGTCCGACTCGGGCCACGCGCGGATGTTGCCTTGGAAGGCGAGCTTCTAACCCTTGCCTTGAGGGGTAAGTAGCGGCATGATGACGGCACGCCCCACCGAGCGAGGGAGTGCCACCCAATGATCGCCACCGACGCCACCGTGAGAGTGGCCCTGTACGCCCGCATCTCCAAGGATGACCGCCACACCGAGAAGGGCGTCACCCGCCAGCTCGAGGACGGGCGCAAGCTCGCCGCTGACCGCGGCTGGATCGTGGCCGGCGAGTACGTCGACAACGACCGCTCCGCGTTCAACGGCAAAGAGCGCGCCGAGTGGCGCCGTCTCCTGGCCGACGCCCCCGGGCTCGACCGCGTGGTCGCCTGGCAGCTCGATCGACTGTGGCGCAACAGCGCCGAGCGCGTCGCCGATGCCGAGACTCTCGCCCGGGCCCGCGTCGGGCTGACCCTGACGCAGGGCGGAGACTACGATCTCGCCACCGCGGCCGACGGGCTCACCACGGGCGTGCTCGGCGAGCTGGCTGCGTTCGAGTCGAGGTTGAAGGGCGAGCGGGTCTCCCGTGCTGCCCGCCAACGGGCCGAGGAAGGCAAGGCGAACACGGTAGTGCTGTACGGGTGGCGCCGCGAGCGCGAGTACGACCAGGCCGGCCGCGTGGCCGCGTGGTGGGACGTCGAGGAGCCGACCGAGGCCGACATCGTGCGCGACGTGGTGCGCCGCATCCTCGACGGCGAGCCGATCACCCGGATAGCCGAGGACCTGAACGCGCGCGGCGTGGTGCCCCCGTCGCGGCGCCCCGACAAGGCATGGTCGCGCTCGGGGGTGCGCGCGCTCGCGCTGCGCCCCGCGAACGCCGGGGTGCGCACCTACAAGGGCGAGACGTTCCCGGCCGCGTGGCCGGCGCTGGTGACCGCTGAGCAGCATGAGCGCGTGTGCGCGCTCCTGGCCCGCCGCAGTAGCGGCAAGGGCCAGCGGCCGGCCTCGCGCAAGTATCTGCTCTCGGGCGGGATCGGCGAGTGCGGCGTGTGCAACGGGCCGCTGCGCGGCCGGCGCAAGCGCAACCCCCGCGGCCAGGAGTTCGAGCTGTACGTCTGCCGGGATCGTGGCTGCGTCGGCCGCAACCGTGAGGCCGTAGACGAGTGGGTCGCCGCCGTGGTCACCGAGCGCCTGGCCCGCCCCGACGCCGCCGAAGTGTTCGCCCCCGACGACGAGGCCGCCCGCGCGGCACTCGACCGTGCCGAGGGCGTGCGCGCTCGCCTCGACAACGCCGCCGACGCCTACGCCGAGGGCACCATCGACCGGGACCAACTCGCGCGGATCAGCGGCAAGCTGCGCCCCGTGCTCGACCAGCTCGAAGGCGAGGCGAGGCGCCTGTCGGCCGGCGCGAACCTCGGCGTGCTCGGGCCCCTGCTCGCCGACCACGCCGGCGCAGTGTGGGCCGGGCTTGACGTGGCACGGCAACGCCGCGTGCTGGAGGTCCTGGGGCTGCGCGTGACCGTCATGCCGCAGCGGGACACCGCTGGCCCTAGGTTCGACCGCGACCTTGTGCGGATCTCCTGGCGGGCCTAGACGTCGAGGCCGACCACGACCTCCCGGCGCTTGGCCGCCGCCTTGCCCGCCGCCTTGACGAGCCGCTCCGCATTCACGGCCCGCTTGAGCTTCCGGCAGCGGGGACAGCGCAGATGTACGAGGGGGGTCACTGGACCGTCCTGCCACCGCAGCACCACGTTGCGGACGTGGGGCCCGTCTACCCGCAGACCCTGCGCGGTGCCGAGGCGCTTGCCACACGCGCAGCGGATCGGCACCGCTGGCATGCGACCGTGACGACGGTCAACCGTGGGGCGAGAACGACGTTCGCGTAACTCCATAAGCGATATGCTACACTGCGGGGCACAACAGAACCGGGACCGGGCACGCGCCCAACCCCCGGCGGGCACGAGGCAGCCCGACGAAGCCTCGCACCGATCCGCCGCACGCGGACGGCTGCGAGGTGATGGCCGATGGCCGCCAGCAGACCCCTACCCCCGCCCGATCGTGCCCTGCGTGCACGCATGGCTGCGCACGCATCGTGGGCGAAGACCTCCGACCCGGCGGCGCGCACCGCGCCGGCGCGTGAGGCGATGCGCACCCGGTTCCTCGACGAGGTCGACCCAGACCGGGTGCTGCCCGAGGCCGAGCGTGTCCGTCGCGCCGGACACGCCCGCCAGGCCTACATGGCTGGGCTGGCACTGAAGGCAGCGAAGGCTCGTCGCCTGCGTTCCGAGGCTGACCAGCTCGACACCGAGGCCGCCGAGGCCGAGGGTGCGGCATGACGGCCGCCGACCGCGCCACGCTGCGCGACCTCGCCCGCCAGGTCGCCGCCGACGCCCCGCCGCTGAGCGCGCAACAGGTACGCGCGATTCGGCGAGTGATCCGCACCGCGCCGCAGGAGTCGCGCCAGCCGGCGCGTGACGCCGCATGAGCCCCCCGAACGAGAAACGCCGCCCCGGTGAGGGGGGCGGCGCCGAGATCTCGACCGGGCGACGGACGAACAACCTCACCCCGGAGTGTACTCCGCGGCTGTCCCCGGGCCCGCCATGCCGCCCCGGCTGCGCGCTCGTCTGCTCGGTCGCGAGCTGGTCGCACGTCCTCGATGATCGCAACCCGGCGCCTCCGCACTGGCGGCTTTGCTGGGCGATTGTCGGCCTGCCGGTCCCGCTGCGCCCCGGCGAGTGGCCCGACCTGCTCGACGCGTTCGAGGCCGCGTACGGGACTGGCGAGCTGGTGGTCGGCCTGCGCATGACCGCGGCGACACCGCCCCTGAGCGCTGGCTGCGGTGCCCCGTGGCTGGCCGCCGACCGCGCGCGCGCGGGGGCCTTGCTCGCCGCCGCCGAGCGACGTCTGGCGGTGGCGGCATGACGGACTGGGTCCGTGAGGTTGCCCTCGCCGATTTCGTGGCCGCGCACGGCCGCCAGCCCACGGGCGCCGAGTTGCGAGAGCTCGTGCCACCACCCGCGGTCGACACGTCCGGGCTCGTGGTCCCGCCCGCCGAGAATCCCGGCGCCGGCCCGCCTGGCCTCGTGGCCCCCAGCGACGCGCCGCACCCGGCCGACGGCCCGCCCCGGCCGAACCGCCACGGCCAGCCAAGGGCGACGGCCGTCCAGAACGGGCAGGTGCGCGGACCGGCGCCGCCGCTGCTCACCCGCAGGCTGGCCGACGTGCCCGCCGAAGAGGTCGCGTGGCTGTGGGACGGGCGCATCCCCTACGGCAAGTTGACCGTACTGGCCGGTGACCCCGGCGTGGGCAAGTCCTACCTGACCATGGCCTTGGCCACCGCGGTCACTCTCGGCGTGGCACTACCCGAGGACTCCCGCGCCCCCGACGGGCCCGGCGACGTGCTCATGGCCTCCTACGAGGACGACCCCGGCGACACGCTGCGCCCTCGCGCGAACCGTCTCGGCGCCGCCTCTGACCGCTTGGTCATCATCGACGGGGCGGCCGGCGAGGACGGCAAGCCGCGCCCGTTCTGCGCCGACGACGTGGAATCCCTGGCCGTCACCCTCGACGAGCTCGAACGTCCCCGCCTGCTCGTCATCGACCCCGTGGCGGCATGGGTCGGCGGCGGGCTGGACACCTACAGAGACAACGAGGTGAGGGCCGCACTTGAGGGCCTGCGTCGCCTCGCCGCCGAGCGCCGCGTCGCGGTGCTGTGTGTCATGCACCTACGCAAGTCCGCTGCCAGCAGCGCCCTGGCCCGCCTGTCCGGCTCGGGCGCCTACGGCCAGCTCGTGCGCTCGGCGTTGCTGGCCGGGCGCGACCCCGACGACGAGACCCGCTGCGCCCTCGCGCACGTCAAACACAACCTGGCCGCCAAGCAGCCCACCATCGGCTACCGCATCGACGACCTCGGGCTGACGTGGACTGGGATTGTGGAGGACCTCGATGGTGAGCGCCTCGCCGGCCACGACCAGGACGACGAGCGGTCCCGCCTCGACGAGGCCAAGGCGTTCCTCCTTGAGGAGCTGCCGTTGCCCAGCGACGAGGTCATCTCGCGGGCCGGGAAGGTGGGGATCGCCGAGAAGACCCTACGGCGCGCGAAGAAGGCACTGAGGGTCGCTTCGGTCAAGAGCGCCGAGGCGTGGCGATGGGTCCTGCCTGAAGATGGCCAGCCCGAACCAAGGCGGCCAACCCCCAACCAGCAACCCGCCGTGACCAGCGAAGATGGCCAAGGCGCCCATACATACATCTATGGGCAGGTTGGCCACCTTGACCAGGCGGGTGCTAGCGAAGGTGCCCCGGAAGGTGGGTCGCGTGATGCGTCCGCATGGTCGACCGCGGACACCGCCGCGCCGTGCGTCGCATGCGGGCACCCCGCCCTCCTGCGCGACCTCGCCGGTGACCCCCGACACAAGGACTGCCCGCTATGACCGGCGGGACGGCCGTCACGCTGCGATGCGCCGGTGGCCTGCACGGCGCCTGCCCGTCGTGCGCCTGCCGGTGCCACGACGCCCAGCTCGACCTGCTCACCACCCTGACCGACCCCGACTACGGAGGACCGCTGATGACCGCACACCCGCGAAGCCGGGGGGCCAAACCCCGGGGGGAGGTCGCCGAAGCCCGGGCCCGCGTCGACACCCTCCGCCGCCTGGTGGCCACCCGCCAGGCTGGAGCCGCCGCGCTGCACGTTGCCGAGTACCGCCTACAAGCTGCGCTCGACCGCCTCGCCGAGGACGACGACGACGGCCCGGCCGCGGCATGAAGGGGCGAGGCATGGGGCGAGGGGAGGGGGGCGGTGTGGTGGCGTACGAACAGGACGGCCCTCCGCAACCCAGCAGACCTCGAAAACTCAGACGTACAAGATGGAAGCTGTTTTTGCCGGGGGCGCAGCTTTCCCCGGGGGGCGCGAACACGGGGGGCGGGTGCTCAGGGGGTGGAGGATTGGGGAATCTCCCCATTGCCCTCCATCTCGTCGCGCACGCCGCCCACCGTCCCGCGGCGAGGAAGGTTGGTGCAGATCTGCCCCAACCTTGGCCAAGCGATCACGGCGACCGCGACCGACCGCAGCTCCAGGCCGGGAGAGGGCGGGGCCCCGGGGGGGACACCCCTCGGCGGGTCGAGGGGGGCGCCTGCCGCAACCCCTTGCCACGTTCCTGACGTCGTCTAGGACACTGAGGACTTGTTGATTCCCGCAGGAGGTGGCTCATGGCCGGTCGAGGACGCCCACCGGAGGAGGAGCGCCGCAACCCGTCGGACGTGCCGATCCGCGGCGAGTGGAAGGCCGCCCCCGGCGTGGGGTGGCAGCACGGCGAGGTCCCCCCGCCCCCGGCCGGGCTGCTCAAGGCGTCGCGGCAGGCGTGGCAGGCGTGGATGGGCGGATGGTTCGCCGCCTTCTGGACGCCCGATGACCTGCCCGCCCTGCGCCATCTCGTGCGCCTGTACGACCAGGTGGAGCGCGGCGAGTTCCACCGGGCCGGCGAGCTGCGGCTGCTGATGGACACCTACGGCGCGACCCCCAAGGGCCGCCAGGACCGGCGTTGGAAGCCGCCGGCAGAGGAGCGCCCGCCGGGCACTCCGTCCGCGCCCCGCTACGGCCATCTACGCCCCGTCGAGCAAGGAGAGACACCATGACCGACCCACAGACCCAGACCATCATCGCCCGCTCGGAGGAGCTGCTGCGCCGCGCCGAGGAGCTGTCCACCCGCGTCGCCGCCGGCGAGTTCGCCGAGGACACCGCCTGCGCCCGCCTCGACGAGATCGCCGGGGAGCAGGCGTACCTACGCGCCCAGCTGCTGGCGGGCCTCGACGATGTGGCGGCCGAGCAACGGGAGGCGTGGGAGCGGTTCTACGGCCGCGACGCGGCCGTCTGATACGATGGCCCTGCCACCGTGGCGACTGCGGCCCCCCGTCAAACGGCTGTCGCACCGCCGCTGGCTAGTGCCCCTCCGGGCCGCCCAAGGGCCCCCCGGGTGAGGACGGCGAACCGTTGACCGTCAAGCGACGACGTGCGCGCTCAGCGCCTCGTCGCTCACCCGCATGAGGAGGCACCACCGTGGGAATCCAGGAGCTGCAGGATGAGCTGAAGGCCAAGCGCGCCAAGCGCGACGGCCTCGCCGAGGAGCTGCAGGGCGTCGCCGAGCAGCTGACCACCAAGTCGGCCGACGCCGGCCTGATCGAGCGCAGCAAGCGCCTGCGAGCGGGCGTGACGAAGCTGGACGCCGAGATCGGCGAGAAGCGCGGCGCGTGGGAAGCCGAGGTGAGCCGCGCCTACAAGGCGGGCGAGCTTGACGGCAACCTCGAAGCCGGCACCGCCGGCATGACGCTCCCCACCACCCGCGGCCTGAAGGACCGCGACCGCTTGGGCAAGGGCGAGTCCGTCGCTGACTGGTGCAAGGCCAAGGGCGTGGACGACGGCAGCCTGGCCTCGGGCGTCGACCCCGACGAGGCGTGGGGCGCGTGGTTCAAGGGGTACGTCTCCGGCGAATGGCGCGACTTCAAGCAGATGACGAAGGACATGAGCTCATCGCCCGACTCCGCTGGCGGGTTCATCGTCCCGACGGTGCTGTCGGCCCGCGTCATCGACCTGCTGCGCGCCTCCAACCCGATCTTCCAGGCCGGCGCGCAGACGGTCCCGATGACCTCCAAGACGCTGGACATCGCCCGCATCGGCGCGGACGTGGACGCGACGTGGCACGCCGAGGGCGCCGCGATCACCGCGTCAGACGTGACCCTGGAGCGCGTGCGGTTCACCGCAAAGACCCTGCCGGTCTTGTGCAAGGCGAGCCGTGAGCTGGCCGAGGACGCACCGAACGCTGGCAGCGTCGTGGCGCAGTCCATCGCCGGGGCGACCGGCGTTGCCGTCGCCAAGGCGGCCCTACGCGGCGACGGCACCGGCAACGCTCCGACCGGCATCCGCAACCAAACCGGCGTGACCGTGACCGAGCTGGGCGCGGGGAACGGCGACGACGCCGACTACGACAGCTTCCTCGACGCCATCCGCGACATCGCGCTGGCGAACGCCGCGGCCGGCGCGGCGATCCTCAACCCGCGCACCGAGTCGTCCCTCAACAAGCGCAAGGCCTCGGATGGCGCCTACCTGACACCGCCCCAGGCCTACTCCGCCCTCGGGCGGTTCGCCACGACTGCGATCCCCACGGACCTGACCGTGGGCACGTCGACCGAGACGACCGAGGCCTACGTGGGCGACTTCACCAAGCTGCTGATCGGCATGCGCGCCCAACTGCGCATCGAACCGTTGCGCGAACGCTTCGCTGACAGCGGGCAGGTGGCGTGGCTGTCGTGGCTGCGCATGGACGTCCAGCTAGAGCAGCCCAAGGCGTTCGTGGCCCTCACGGGGATCACGAACTGATGGGCGTCGTCGACACCGGCGGCCTGGAGATCCTCGCCGAGATCGAGCGCGACCGCTGGGACGACCTCGTGCATCCCGACGAGGAACCCCGCCGCGAAGGCGTCCCGCTCGAACTCTGGCGGGCGCTGCGCTGATGGCCATCGAAGCTGAGCGGGTGACCGTCACGGATACCGCGGTCGCC carries:
- a CDS encoding recombinase family protein, yielding MIATDATVRVALYARISKDDRHTEKGVTRQLEDGRKLAADRGWIVAGEYVDNDRSAFNGKERAEWRRLLADAPGLDRVVAWQLDRLWRNSAERVADAETLARARVGLTLTQGGDYDLATAADGLTTGVLGELAAFESRLKGERVSRAARQRAEEGKANTVVLYGWRREREYDQAGRVAAWWDVEEPTEADIVRDVVRRILDGEPITRIAEDLNARGVVPPSRRPDKAWSRSGVRALALRPANAGVRTYKGETFPAAWPALVTAEQHERVCALLARRSSGKGQRPASRKYLLSGGIGECGVCNGPLRGRRKRNPRGQEFELYVCRDRGCVGRNREAVDEWVAAVVTERLARPDAAEVFAPDDEAARAALDRAEGVRARLDNAADAYAEGTIDRDQLARISGKLRPVLDQLEGEARRLSAGANLGVLGPLLADHAGAVWAGLDVARQRRVLEVLGLRVTVMPQRDTAGPRFDRDLVRISWRA
- a CDS encoding AAA family ATPase, whose amino-acid sequence is MTDWVREVALADFVAAHGRQPTGAELRELVPPPAVDTSGLVVPPAENPGAGPPGLVAPSDAPHPADGPPRPNRHGQPRATAVQNGQVRGPAPPLLTRRLADVPAEEVAWLWDGRIPYGKLTVLAGDPGVGKSYLTMALATAVTLGVALPEDSRAPDGPGDVLMASYEDDPGDTLRPRANRLGAASDRLVIIDGAAGEDGKPRPFCADDVESLAVTLDELERPRLLVIDPVAAWVGGGLDTYRDNEVRAALEGLRRLAAERRVAVLCVMHLRKSAASSALARLSGSGAYGQLVRSALLAGRDPDDETRCALAHVKHNLAAKQPTIGYRIDDLGLTWTGIVEDLDGERLAGHDQDDERSRLDEAKAFLLEELPLPSDEVISRAGKVGIAEKTLRRAKKALRVASVKSAEAWRWVLPEDGQPEPRRPTPNQQPAVTSEDGQGAHTYIYGQVGHLDQAGASEGAPEGGSRDASAWSTADTAAPCVACGHPALLRDLAGDPRHKDCPL
- a CDS encoding phage major capsid protein, with protein sequence MGIQELQDELKAKRAKRDGLAEELQGVAEQLTTKSADAGLIERSKRLRAGVTKLDAEIGEKRGAWEAEVSRAYKAGELDGNLEAGTAGMTLPTTRGLKDRDRLGKGESVADWCKAKGVDDGSLASGVDPDEAWGAWFKGYVSGEWRDFKQMTKDMSSSPDSAGGFIVPTVLSARVIDLLRASNPIFQAGAQTVPMTSKTLDIARIGADVDATWHAEGAAITASDVTLERVRFTAKTLPVLCKASRELAEDAPNAGSVVAQSIAGATGVAVAKAALRGDGTGNAPTGIRNQTGVTVTELGAGNGDDADYDSFLDAIRDIALANAAAGAAILNPRTESSLNKRKASDGAYLTPPQAYSALGRFATTAIPTDLTVGTSTETTEAYVGDFTKLLIGMRAQLRIEPLRERFADSGQVAWLSWLRMDVQLEQPKAFVALTGITN